ATCTGGTCGAAACGTCGCCCAAGAAATAATCATCCATGACTGAATGAGCGCTGTCCTTCATGGACAACGCGTGGAGATGGTAACGGATATGTTTCTTATCGGCACACCACGGCAATACCTTTAAAAAAAGTAACTGCACAGGTTAGCGGTAATCACTTATCGGTTTACGGTTAAAAGAATCATGGTTTGTCATAAATCATCGCATGATACTCAACTCAGCCATTGGCAGGCCCCAATCACCGTCAACTATTAACCGTAAACCGACAACCTGAACAGTTACAAAAAAAATAGCTACTCAAAGTAGGAAGGTGAATGCGCTCCGCTTATCTACTATAGCATAGCTATTTCTTGCTCAATCGCCGCGCTCCTCCATGGGAACAAATGGCCGGGACACTGGTCCGACATAAATCTGACGGGGCCTACCGATCTTCCAATTATCGTCATCCCACATCTCTTTCCAATGAGCAATCCAACCAGGCAACCGCCCCAAGGCAAACATGACGGTGAACATATCCTTTGGAATACCAATGGCCTTATAGATAATGCCACTATAGAAATCGACATTCGGATACAATCGACGCTCAACAAAATAAGAATCAGTCAAGGCGACGGCCTCGATCTCCTTAGCCAGATCCAACAGCGGATCATTGATGCGAAGGGCCTGAAGCACATCATCGCAAGCCTTCTTGATAATCCGAGCCCTGGGATCGTGATTTTTATAGACCCGGTGACCAAAACCGACCAAACGGAACGGATCATTAGGATCCTTGGCTTTATCAATATATTTCCGATAATTACCGCCTTCCCTATGGATCTGCTCAAGCATCTCGATAACCGCCTGATTGGCTCCGCCATGCAGAGGCCCCCATAGAGCGCTGATCCCCGCCGAAATTGAAGCGTAGAGGTTAACATGGGCGCTTCCGACTAACCGCACTGTCGAGGTAGAGCAGTTCTGTTCGTGATCGCCATGCAGGATCAACAGTTTATTCAAGGCGTCGACAACAATTGGATTGACCTCATACGGAGAGACCGACGAATTGAACATCATGTTGAGGAAGT
The Desulfobulbaceae bacterium DNA segment above includes these coding regions:
- a CDS encoding citrate synthase, with product MKLDKYYVQDKAEIKVDGKVHEFPVIVGEEGERAIDISRLRALTGYVTLDYGYMNTGSCASTITYLDGDKGVLNYRGYSIEDLAEKCTFVEVAFLLVHGSLPTISELKNFSGMLNKYALVHEDMVHFFDRFPQGSPPMSILSSMVNSLCVFYPEMINDPMLKIDRMTARLISKVRTIAAFSYKKAMGQPLVYPRHDYSYCANFLNMMFNSSVSPYEVNPIVVDALNKLLILHGDHEQNCSTSTVRLVGSAHVNLYASISAGISALWGPLHGGANQAVIEMLEQIHREGGNYRKYIDKAKDPNDPFRLVGFGHRVYKNHDPRARIIKKACDDVLQALRINDPLLDLAKEIEAVALTDSYFVERRLYPNVDFYSGIIYKAIGIPKDMFTVMFALGRLPGWIAHWKEMWDDDNWKIGRPRQIYVGPVSRPFVPMEERGD